DNA from Daphnia pulicaria isolate SC F1-1A chromosome 3, SC_F0-13Bv2, whole genome shotgun sequence:
GTACCCGGTACTTAGAAACCATTTTTTGGCGTAACAAttttcctcttctctcttcccAAGTGAAAAATCCTGAGCCgaaatacattttcttttaagcATATACTATACGTAATTCTACTGGCTTTTGactgaattttgaaatttcgttaCCTACGTGAGTGAGACGATGAAAGAAGCTGTAATCTGACAGCTGCCTATGAAGAATGTTTAACTTTAGAATTCTCGATAAATATCTGTAACaccatgagaaaaaaaatttgttgattGTAACATCACAAAATACACACATCTCCGACGTGGTGATGTATACATAagaattcgaaatatttttttaaaaggaggATTGCACGCGCTTATGCAATTCTTTTATTACTTCATTATTTACACTCATTAATAAAACACGCGTCTCTTGGCAAAGGTCTGGGTTGCTTCTGTGCGTTAgtcattttgttatttatacTCTATCTTTCATCGAGCAAGAGGGGAGAAAGTAAGAATTTCGAATTTATAGTGCCAAGTGACGTGAGTAAGAAGAGGCTtctgattttcaaataaaaaataaaataaatttgcataaaacgaAATGTTTCTCGTTTCATCGTAGGTTTAAAATAAGGAAACGTATGTTATTTGGAGAGGAAAATGGGGGGGCTTTGTATTCCTTCCGCAAGTGTgtaaactcttttttcttcttcctactTTTGTGGTTCTATTCTGTTCTTGTTTTAACCGCGAACCATATGCAAAGAAACAGACACGGGGGCCCCAATTCCCATGAGAGACtttgaaatgttaaaatattcCGGCATGTTGTTCAGAAGAAAATTCTAACCAAGGACACCATTTATTCTTTCTCCACCCAAACCCCAACTCGAGTAAAATGAAAAgccattaaaaaatgttgatctTACCGGTTAAAGATGACTATCCCAGATGGGAATCATGTTTATCTTAAAGACACGTGTAAAGttggaacaaaataaaaacggagATAATCGCCACGAgttgtgcacacacacacacactaacgACACATGTTTCACAGCGTTTTCATCTGTTGGCAGAAGGGAGGAGACGAATAATAAACATTTGGCTCCACAACTTGTATTTTCAGCAGTGACTAAAGAGGTATATCCTCGCACGTGAAGTTCAAGAATGTGTCTGAGCTCGGCCTTCCCGTCGTCCTTAACTATATCCCAACACATTTGTATATAACGGGGAGAGACTGAAGTCCCCCTCGGGCTAGACTTTTGAAAATTCCCATTGGTTGTAGCACATCCCCTCCCATAAAAGAACGGCGGGAACAACTGTGATGAAACAGACTGCCGCCTACTAACGTCAGTCTGACGAACTAAAAgcaagagaaaatcaaaataggaAAACCCTTTCTCAACCGCCGCCACATTTCTGCGTTAAGATTTACCaattattaattgttttagTTGTGAAACAATAACTTGGCACTTCAAGGTTGTTTGAATAAATTATCTtcgagaaaataaaaccaaaaattgcTCGATAAGGACTCTTCCGGAGAATAGTCGAATTCTTTCCTCATTTTTAGGAAATTTAAAGTAAAGAGTAAAGACGCTTGGATTTGTTTCTTGTTCATAAAATTTTGTAACCTTTTATAGTTGGCCACGGTCCCTACAAAGAACCGAAAAAAGAGGTATTTATATGTTTTTACTATGTGGCTTTAAAACCAGTTCCCTTTCGTTATTAGGGCACACATTTTCAGAAGGTTTTCcatatttatattatattgcATAAGTTTGACACGAGGAAAAAATCTCATTCATCGCcctcataattttttgtaatttgttaATTTCTCGAAAATATTCTGCCCCCTGGTGTCGATGATTGTTACTTCTTGCTTCGATCGTGGCAGACGACAAAGCattataaaaaccaaaaacagtcTAATTGCACACTGTACGCTTGTAGTGTAGTACAGCCAAAATACTGAAGGTCCGCTGTAAATTGAACTTGATTTAAACAATCGTCGaaaaatttcataaaataCGTCCTGGTTTCAAAAGGGGAAATGTCGTCAAaagttgttttatttgaaagTACCACCCAAGAACTGGAGAAGCAGGAACTCGAGGTACTGTTGTCGTTTTGTTGACGAAAACTTGAACAATTAATTGCAATGTTTTTCCTTCAGGGTGCGAGCGGATTGGTTTTAGCAGATTTGCATAGTCAGCTACTCAGTATATATCTGTGTAACTTTGACTTGTAAGTATATTAGTTACATTGTAATGACTGGTGCTAATAATCAAGAGTTTTTCTTACGCTGATGTAGATGCAatgctaaatttctttggaaACGAATCTCAAATGAAGAGAAAACTGCATTCCCTTTACTTGGCCAAATCTGGGAGGTGGGTCAAAAACTATGGTTAAAAGAGCACAATTCAGTGTTCAGCCTTCTCAGAAACACAAGTTGGCCTCCATCAATTGAACCTTATATGACCTGTCTTGAAGAAAATCTTCGgcaaaaatcaattcaactcATAGGTATATAGTTCAAGAACATTCTGAAAGAAATTatcaatgaaaacaaaatggaatgtgtttattatttttagggAAAGCTTATCTGTCCATAACTTCAACCACCTTCACTGAATTGGTTGGTTATGTTGATTATCCAGAGAATGCGGAAAAATTGCTCGCGAAGCTACAGGAAGAGCAAGGTTGGACGTGTGATTCCGCTTCAAAATTAATCATACCTAAGCGACAAGCCGCCCAAAACGTTCCGTTGATGCGGAATGAAGAGCAATTGCAGAGTCTTACCCAATTCGTCTCTTTCttggaaaattaaatcaaCTGAATATGTTACTTATGTTTATAcccaagaaaataaacttgatCGATGAAACGGAAATAATTTtacatattatttttatactaTTCAATTGATAGCAACCAACACAgctcaaaaaattaaattaggaACTTTGACCCCAGGATCACTGGGCAACGAATTTCAACTCTCAACATAATGAGAAAATACCACGTGATATTTTGTTTCCCGGTTGTATTTTCACTGCTGTTCTGTGTCATGGTACAACATCTGTACAAGGGGCAACGGTTGAATAGGAAGAGAAGCTCAAAAGTTCTATGCAAAGATAATCTTCAGAATCAGAGAGGGAATGACAGATCCCACAATTAATAAGCGATTCAATTCGCGAAGAAAAAATTACTAGGGCGCTTGTCATTGTGTCAATAGATTACTTAGTCTGAGAATTAGGGAACACAGACCACACATACAAGGTATTAGTATTAGGATCCCTCATTGTCACTGCACCTAGACCGTCGGTTTCTTGAATAAGTTCGTCCTCATTGATCAGCTGGAGTTGCTGAACTTCCTgcataacaaaaaacaaccgcAAATGTTTATTAAGTCAATTCATTAGAATATCCAAGAAAGAGCTTTACCTCATTATCAGCGTTTTCGTCACCATCCATATGGACTTCCATTTTGTTTCCGTCATCATCTTCGTCGTTTTCATCTTGTACGTGAATAGGTACAGCCACCATCTCTCCATCTTCATTGGGCACAATAGTCAGCATAACTGATCCTTCATcgttttcttcatcatcttgaATTGTTGCTACTGCAGTCGCTTCTTCGCTTTTTAATTGCTAAAAAAAGGAGTGTTAGAACTAAGTTCTGAATCAGAATGGTATTGATTACATACTTTGCGGCCACGAGCTCCCCGAGGAGCAGTTGTTTTAGCTTCATTCGAGTTGGCAGTCTTTTCTCTCAGCGCAGCCAAAGCATCCGGATCTGCAGTAATTGCCTCAAGGGGATCAATCCCTTGTTCAGCGCATGCCAAAAGTAATGAAACATCCGAACCGTCACGTGCATGCATTTGCATGTGGCGCTTCATGTCCGATCGCATTCGAAATGGTTTGAAGCACACAGGACAAGGATGAGGTTTCTCTCCTAAAAGAAAGCGGAGGATGATTGAAATCGGGTTAGCGAACATGTATTGTTATTGTACTGGTATTACCTGTGTGAATCCGACGGTGGTTGAGGAGGTAGGACGAAGCACGGAATCCCTTACCACAGAATTCGCATTTATAATTACGCTCGCCTGTATGCACGCGTCGATGAACAATTAAAGAATACTTTCTCGCAAATGACTTGCCACAAAATTCGCTGCAAAATAGTAAACCTGGATTAGAATTTTCTACaaatataaaacatttcaaaaaagaattaagtATACCATTGATATTGTCGTACGCCAGAATGCAAGGAGGTGAAATGATATTTGAGATCACCCCATTGGCGGAACTCGCGGCCACATTCGTCACATTTATACGGTCtagcacctttttttttaaccaaatggaaatatttttttaatcatttagaaagtcataattattttttagtctAGTGAAGCTTACCGGTATGGACTCGCATGTGAACCTTCAATGCTCCATTGGCAAAGAAAGACTTGCCGCAGATCTCGCACTGGTGGGGTCGTTCTCCGGCATGCGTTCGAACGTGATAAGCCAATGAGTTCTTGTGCGTAAAAGTTCGATTACACACAGGGCAGGGGAAAGTGCCATCTTCGGCTGTTTCCACCGGAGGATACTTTGGCCGGCGTCCACGCTTAAAGCCAATATGATGATCCTCCTGCCAagacaaaaatagaaattggaGCATTGAAACTTATCTGAATCGTAAAATATTCTCACCTTTAAGTGCTGAATAAGTCTTTTCTTGGCCGAAAAGACTGCTCCACAGAGTTGACAACAGTGACCATCAATGGCTGGATCATATTCAGCTACTCCACTTTCCTGTAGTTGAATTGGTAATCGGTAAGTGAAAATTACGACAaaagttgtaaaataaaaGGCTTACTTGAAGAGCTAATTCATCGACTTCATCGTTGCCTCCGGGGTCATTTTCATCGCCATCTTCTGAgtcttcctcatcttcttccATGCCAATTTCCCCCATAACATTTTCACCCTCTTCTTCTGCCTCAAATTCTGCAAGatccaattctttttcttcgtttgatTTCCCAGGCTCTGGAGCAGAACCATCCTCTGGTCTATCGGCACCATGAACATTTTCCATGTGGGTCTCCATGGCTTCTTTGAAGCGGAAACTAGTGTTGCATTGGGCGCAGTGGTAAGCCTTTGTGATAGCATCAGGGTGAGCGTTACGTACATGGGAATCTAATGCCTTTGAGTTACGAAATTCCTTTTGGCATGTTTCACAAGTCACGTTAACAGACTCTTCGGGTGCCCTtgatttttcaagaaaaaaaataagaatgtaTCACATAATATTTCGTTATTGAAATATACTTTGAACTGGAAGCGACGGGAGTTAAAGGTGCAGCAACTGATTTGCGCGGTCTACCACGTCCTTTTTTCGGAGTTTGCTTCTCATAATGAGTCTTCAAATGTtcgaaaaatccaatttgGTCTTCAAAACCAATGCCACATATATCGCAATGGAATGTTGCTGGATGGATTTCCTTTCGATGATCTTTCAGTTCCTCGATGGACCCAAAATCGAGCTAAAACAGatgtattttaatttattcatacTAGAACATGTAAAATTATGTACCTCAGGGCATTCATCACAGGGGTAAACTTCATTTTCTCCATCGGATTTCAATTCTCCACGATCAAATGATTCAGCTGCCGGTTCTCCTGATTCTTCCAAATCTTCCTTACTTAACCATAGCTTCTTCAATCCACCCTGCTTGGCGGCCTTCTCCCTCAAGCGAGAGCTTTTTAGATTAGATACTCCTTCAGCCACACTTGCATCAGCCTCTTGCAAAGCTAGTTCAATTAGTTTAGCTTTTTTGTTCGCCGTTTCGGCCGCTGTCACTACGCTAGTTGTTGCTTGGGCTTGCTGCTGTTTAGGTGGACGTCCTCGTTTTCGTTTAGGTGGTTCTATAATTTCTGTTTCATCAGTACTAACTTCTTCCTTTACCTTGCTGAATTGGTGAATTTCTTCGCCATTTTCAGTCATGATTTGAACGTCTTCTCCACCCTGTGATGCCTGAAGGGCTCTTAAAAGCTCAGAGACCTGCTGTTCATTTTCTGGAGTCACAACAATTGTGATACCATCATCACCAATCGAAAGCTGttgactttcatcattttgatCTATTTGAGTCATCCCGTCAGGTCCTTCTGCAAAGATGACAAATGAGGCCTCTTGATTGCCATCATCGTTGTTATCAATGACATCAGACATCTTCAAACTGTgaaacacaagaaaatattATGAATAAAAGTATTCATTATGCACGTTAACCGATCGAAGTGTACCCATTTATGAATTATATGACTAAAGTATATAGCAAGCAGAACAGAAAGCATAGTTTCAGTGAAATCTACTGGTGAAAAAGGTGTGTGCTTCCACACGTACGAAAACGGTAAAAGAACCCAACACAACTCGCAATTTGCCACATTGAACCAGATCAACAGAATTATTAGACGTCAAAATAAACCGAAACAATTTGAATGGCAAAATTGCTTTTAATGCAGCGTTGCGTCGCGCTAAAGAAATTCTGAAAAAGACAACCTCGGCAAACCGTGTGCCTGATTTCAGAATATATTCTTAGACGAACATGTTAACTGAGAGAGAAACAAGTTATGCATTACCTTGAGACTAATTTTAATGTTAATTACCTCTGGAAGAGTCCTAAACTCCACCAAAATTTAAGAAGAATGCAGCTGGTGAAAACGTAGCACAGGCAGATTTAACGAATTGACTACAAAATGGCTGACTGCTTGGCACTATACGCAATGAAGAAAGGGAGGCCGCTTTGTACCCCATGATGAATCCAGATGGCAGCACTCAACTcaagcttctttttttttaaataagacgaCCGTTTCTTTCACCCCTATTATTCACCTACTTTATATGATGTATCCTGAGCGCTCAGAAAATCGCGActtgtttttctcatttcaattATTCTATAATGGTTTAAAGTCTTTCTAGAGTCATTTCGCTGCAGAAGGTTTTTGTCCACGAAAAAACCGGCGCGTTCAGGACACAGAATATTTATTTGATCAGATCGATAAGATCAGAGCGTCCGTGGAACCGTGGTGGAACGGTGTCTGGAAACGTGAGTGAAGGCGAGGAGCAGCAAGATCCGAGAGACCCAGGATAGGGATACCTGCTAATTGATCGTCACTCTGCGGAAAAGGATTTCGACAACTTGGCAGTCAACGACGTCAACTTTCAGCGTACAGGTTGAGCTGCTGGCCAACACCGAGGACAGCATCAGGCTCCTCCTATCGGCTCCGTCAGTCCCGCCCAAATAGTGTCAAACGGTGGAGCAGGGATCAGGTCAAAGAAACTTTATTGCAGGCCAGCATGAAGAAACTCTAGCACCGTCTATTGGGTCCTATAATGCTCATATTAATGCCTACATACAACACAATATTGTACCTCTGGAGCAACACGACCAACTGGGACTTGTATCGCAGCCGCCCGTATCTCCGTGGGCAAGAGACACACGTTCATAACGATGTTTTTTACTGCCAAAACGGCCGAAAAAAAGGTGCTACTGGTGAGGTTGACGAAAAACATATTAATGATAGATGCATGGGTCAATGAAATGTCAAAGCAATTACTTTCAACCCCCTCCACGCACCTTCATTCTAATTATCGGGGAACTGAAGCGGTCATTCGCCGACGGTGCTAGAGACCTTGCCCTTTTACACTGGAGACTTTCGCCGACAACCCTCATGCCGAATTCCATCGTGCAATATTACGCTAGTCCTAAAATTGTTAGATAAGTGTGGCTTAAAAACTTACCAGATGGGCCATAAGGCATTTGGAATTTTTCATTGTGAGGGTCGTGATGGTTTTTTAGTTGGTATTCATATTGAAATTACACGGGCTACTTTACTGACGACCGGTTCGGATGACGACAGCTTTCTTTCAAATATAGTTGCAGCGCCCAGACAGTCGGTGATGGCACGAGAAAGGCGAACCCCGAGCCAAATTTTACTAGCTAAATTTGACGGTCAAACTAAAAGATATTCCAGGATGATGGGCTGATGTCACTGCTTCATTGGTGCCTCATCGTATCCCAGCTCTAGTAACTTTGGGAAAATATTTCTCGTCTCACATTAAAAAGGAGCGAAAGCTATTCGCTGGAAACATAACCTAATAGCACACGAGTTACGTGTGAAGCTCTACTTACGTGGTTACGAGTATAAACGTGACCACCGTGACGATGTCGAGTGGGTCTTGCGTACTTTTTCTCGTTTGCCTTGGCTGTGTGAGATTTGCTTTGGGCATTTGGCTCTATTGAAGCTATCATTTTTAGAGCACTTTATTATAATATTTGTTAACGTTTTCGATATACAACTAAGCTTTCATATTGTAATGGGATATAGTAACACAATCCACTAGATATATATAGTTAAGATATTAGAAAACGAGTTTATTaacgaaaattcaaatcaGACGATAATTTGCATTACAATTCAATCAAATGGAAACTTGTGAGAATGAGAAGTGCGAAGAACTGGATCTTGCTTCAGTGACGTTTTACAAACGTGAGTAGAGTGTTTGGCAGGTCGCCGGGGACGAAAGGTATTCGATTTCGACGAATCACTTGGGCAGCTAAACATTTAAGCGGCCGCAGCTGCTCTCTTTGGATCAGTTTTTGCAGGAAAATGCTTGGCGTTCCTTTTTTactcaattctttttctttgagttTGAAAATATCCAAAGGGGTTCTGCCCTCACGATCTGGCTGATCGATATTGGCTCCCGAGTCCAACAGCAGCTGAACTGCTTCGGTAATATTCGTTGTCTCCAACCAGAGTTCCCATTGGTTGCTCTTTGCTAGAATGTGGAGAGGAGTCTCTTCAAGGTAGAACGAAGTAAAATTCGGATCGGCTCCCAGTTCCAGCAAAACTTTTATCACGCTGATTGGAAAGCGTGTCGGTTCTATTAAGTCTTCATAACACTGACGACACGTCAGGTGTAGAACATTTCCATAGTCTACCATGTGGTACCTGAAGTCGGTGTGATTGAAAGTAATGAGAGTCTGCTTTAATCGACGACTTTCTTGTTTACTTAATACAGGGAGCAAATCGGTTAAAAAGCCAATCAAGTCCAAAGTCAACAAAGCAAAATTATCGTAGTCATCAAGGTAGTCAACCGTATTTTGATTCACTTTTAAGGTACTTTCCAGTGTTGTTATTAGATTGGCGAACGATAGCTCTACTCGGTCGGAGCTGATGGGCATGTCATAGaggtttttgaaatttgtaactaGCATCCAAATCGTTTCTATTAATACGCTGTTAAAGTCTTCATCCAAGTCTTCAAGTCCTTGAAATTGACTTAATAGGTACATTCCGATGCTGACGGCTCGATTCCTGTCATTGTGGAAGTTATTCAAGGCGTAAGTGCACAATAGCACGAGGATATATATATGTTCCTCGGGATTTGATTTATCCATAATCCTCTGAATGACTAACAAGGCCTGATTGTAGAGATTCAATTCAGGATAGTCATCATCAAAGTCAAGCTGGGCTTCAAGCTGCTCGAGGTGTTCCAATGTCAGGAATTCGGAAGTGAAGCCCATCGCCTTGGCAAAAAGATCAGACGGAGGCGAAATTCTTTTGGGGATCACCGGTTGTCCATCGACTGATGTTGAGTAACGAAGTCTCGTGGCTTCTTTCCAGATAAAAATGGCGTATCTCGATGCCACTGGGTCTATACAAGCGTAGGCGGCTCCCATTAATTCCAAGACTTCAATCTTGTGCTCCTTATCAATTGAGCTGTTCTTGATTCCCTCCATGTCGGCGGTGACCTTATCCAACTGCTCCTCTTCGACGATGACAAATTCGAAAACAATGTCCACCTGACGGCTTATTATGGCTGCGCAAAGAGGTGAAACATTGTCATACTTGGCTCCCCTCCACTCGAAAGTCCCATGGAGATTAACATCAACTCCAAGCTCCCTTAGAAAGACGACGACTTCATAAGATCCGTTTTGGATGGCGGTCAACATGGGGGTAGTTTCATGTTCGTCGAGGGAAGTTGCCGGTAGTGTGGTTATTTGTGGGCCTTGAATGGCAAGTATTTCTTGTAATTCCGGTAGGGATTCGGATTGAATTGCTTCCTGGAAGACGTGTTGCAAAAGTCTCCAGCAAGCATTCGATTGATTCCGGCTTCTTTTGGTTatcaggaagaaaaaaatcaaaggcaATGACATACCGAATAATAGGAAGATGTAAAATTCTGGAGTCAGCGGTGAAGTGCAGTCGTCCATTTTATTTAAGTCCATGTTGGTTTTGAactaatttcttgaaattatcTTCGATATGACAATATGTATCTTATAATTCAGTCCAATATATATAGACTAGTTAAGATATGTTTGTTGAGCAACTCACTTCTCGCAAAGAATTTCACGTTTACCTTTCGACTGTTTTCTCATTCattaaaaattacttttgtattgactttaattcaatttcgcgCACATTGTTCAATTATcctatattaaaaaattttttaccatGAATTTCGTTTAGAGGTATTTTCTTTGCTCGGTCCTTGCTGATTTCAAAAATGTGCGCCGCGTTCGTTACGGTGGTTCGATAAACTATTCCTAGGTGGCTATTGTTTTAAAATCCACATTAATGTTCCCCATTAATGAGCCCATTACTCCATTAGCCTATGGTAATTCTTGTGATCTCGTCGATTGGTTGTATGTTCAGAAATGATGTAATCCACATGATTGCATCATCTAAAAATTTATCCTGACGatcaacaaatcaaaaaatcaggATCAAGGGGAAAAGAATCTCTACTTTTGACTTTTACGTTTAGTGGTTCAGGACAAAAATTATATgcgaaatttcgacaaatgtAGCTTGTTAAAATAGATATGTTATATGGAGTTGTTCACCCAAGTTTAGTTTTTGTCTCTGTATGATTATCAGTCAGTATtataaaacgaaaacaaaatagacAAAATTTCTCGTGACAAATAATTTggtttattattacttttccACGTAAGGCTGATTGTTTGAGaagaaagttttttgtttgatgagAGCGAAGCGAAATAGAGCAGGGGAAGAGGTTAAGAAAGGAAAATTGCTTTTCAGCACATGCCTGATCAGTTGCCGTTAAAGTTGCTCAAGATTGCATCAATTTCAACGCTCCATCTGAATAGAATTATCATCGAGAGGTATatactttatatatatattatatttatatatatatatagctttGTAGGATCAATCCAAATCTGGTTCAATCGTTTCTTTCACGCTGCTAGATTTGGGCGAGTCTATAAAGATTCTGAGCGGGCGTTCTTTGCGAGGTGAAGCGGAAACGGTTGAATAGGAAGTTCCGGAAGCGGTTGAATCAGTGTTCTCTCGGCTAAGAATCTCTCTACGTTCCTGTTCCGTTAGCTTCTTGAGCGGCTCGCCTTTCTCGCGCCAATAGACTACATCACCGTCCGTCTGCACGCTGCAAGGGTATTTGAAGGAGCCGTCGTCATCCGAACCGGTCGTCAGCAAGGGGACCCATGTAATATCATCGTGGATTCCAAGAAGGGAGCCCTCGCAAGGAAAAGTTCCGGGTGCCTTGGCTATCTCGATCTGTTCAGGTTTCAAACCACTCACCTCTGACAATTTGCGGCCTAGCACAATACGATTAAATTCGGCAAGAGGCGTGTCGACAAAAGGCTCCAGTGTAAATGTGCTCGGTCGCCACCGACGAGTGAAAATGACCGTTTCAGCTCCTCGATAATTTGACGAAAGTTCGAGGGGGTTGTTAACATCCAACAATTGTAAAAACATTtcccaatttttgaaaatgtagaGTAATTCCGTGTCCAatacttcttcttcgtctccaTAGACGGTAGACGGTGTACGCCAGTGTTTCTTGCGCAAGATACATCTGAATCATTCAAAGAAAGGGATTTATTAATATTtggtaagaaaataaactgtGAGAATACTTTACTTTTCAGGAGGGATTTCAATGCCATGACGACTCTTCATTTCGGCCAAAATGTCTCGTTTCATTTTACCGATTTGAACACCAGTTGAAAGCACCCATTCAAACAGTAACTGTGTACGTTCTTGGGTGTCATTGATTTTCAGCTGAAAAATTTTGCCACGCACTTCACCCGGTCTCAGGGCTCGACCAAGGCGAACAGATATTTGTGGGTCGTCTCCAAGGGTTTCAAgggtttcattttgttgagcCCACTCCCTTTCCGTTGTTCCAAAGGTAGACGCCGTTGTTGGGGTTTTTTTATAAACTAAAAGAAACTCTGCAGGAACATTTAGAAGCACCTCTAGTTctgatttgaaatttgccaACGGGATCCGCTTGTCGACCATGGCCGTGCAGCATTTTTCATCCGCATCTTCACTGATTGACATCACCTATAAAGGGAAAAATGCTATTTATAAAACGAGgactaataaaaaattttttgtttccacattacaaaccttaaaaaaaaatttcacggtCTCCAGTTCCGGTATTGTATCGATAGATTCCGGCTCGACTTGAACCAAAGCATTTCTTCTGCGAGTGGCTAGACCCATTTCAACATCGCAGTCGGTTTCTTCAGCTAAAGGCGGATCACCCAAGAGTGTACGATCACTGTCCGTCAAGCTCAAACTACTGTCCTCACTGGCTGAGGCAGACGAGGTAGAATTAGGAAGTCTCTGAGGAAGCTCTTCTCCTTCTGAATAGCATTCTTGAAAAGTCGCAGAAATGGCAGCAAAGTCTTCAATGTCTCCAAGGCGACGGCggcgattttcttcttcttcttcttcgccttcCGACAAGGCTCGTTCGCGTTCTAAATGGGATAGGGAGTCGTCCGAGGCTGCATCTTCGGGACTGTACGACTCCATCGGAGAAGTTGTTCTGGCagtggcagcagcagttgcCGAAAGGGTCGGGATTGTGGGAATGGCAATATCGATACCAAGACGTTCCAACGTTTCTTTATCGGCTTTGGGTAGTGTCATGCGTACAGTTAGGGCATTTTCATATTGGTCAATCAGATCATACAGGCGTGGTTTGCACAACGATAGGAATTCGTTTTCATCACTGGAGGCAAACACGGTGGCGTAGACTTTTTCTGCCCTCTGGAAGCCTTCGCTCCTTAAACTACGGTCTTTTTGGGTCAATCTATGTAGCTCATTTGAGTAacgtatggtgaccaggtggaTATGATCTGGATCCTCGGCAATGTTCATCGTagctgaaaacaaaaaagtttccaGTTATGCTAAGAAACAGTAAAAACAAGTAAGGTGGTGCAGTATAAACTTACATTTCATGCTGAGCTTCAGATCTTGGACAGAGCTACTGAAAGGCATACGAATGGACACAGGTAAGTGAAGCTCTCTTGCATCCACATCCACCATAAAAATCTTGGCATTCAGACTGCCGGGAGCATAAACTTGGAAAGTTTGGCCTTCAGGAATAATTTCCAAGAGCAAGTCAAACTTGTAGGAAGATTTGACACCGTCAAATATATCATTGACAGTTTCGTCCATTCGGTGATCCCAGCTACATTCTACACTGTCGTAAACCTCGTTATACTTGACTAGCCGACACCGGCTGAGTGGCACACCAATATCGGATAGATCGCCAATTTGCTCATATGCCATTGAAACGGCCTGACGTAGAGTCACTTCTTTGTGAAGTTTGAAAGGTAAATCAACGCGACCGCGTTTTGGATGATGACAGTACAACTGGATGCGGCACGTATTCCTTTCTTGCTCTTCTACAGCTCGCtggctctcttcttcttcttgcataCGTCGCAGTAATTGCTGAAG
Protein-coding regions in this window:
- the LOC124329358 gene encoding COP9 signalosome complex subunit 8-like, which encodes MSSKVVLFESTTQELEKQELEGASGLVLADLHSQLLSIYLCNFDLCNAKFLWKRISNEEKTAFPLLGQIWEVGQKLWLKEHNSVFSLLRNTSWPPSIEPYMTCLEENLRQKSIQLIGKAYLSITSTTFTELVGYVDYPENAEKLLAKLQEEQGWTCDSASKLIIPKRQAAQNVPLMRNEEQLQSLTQFVSFLEN
- the LOC124328245 gene encoding zinc finger protein 724-like, translating into MSDVIDNNDDGNQEASFVIFAEGPDGMTQIDQNDESQQLSIGDDGITIVVTPENEQQVSELLRALQASQGGEDVQIMTENGEEIHQFSKVKEEVSTDETEIIEPPKRKRGRPPKQQQAQATTSVVTAAETANKKAKLIELALQEADASVAEGVSNLKSSRLREKAAKQGGLKKLWLSKEDLEESGEPAAESFDRGELKSDGENEVYPCDECPELDFGSIEELKDHRKEIHPATFHCDICGIGFEDQIGFFEHLKTHYEKQTPKKGRGRPRKSVAAPLTPVASSSKAPEESVNVTCETCQKEFRNSKALDSHVRNAHPDAITKAYHCAQCNTSFRFKEAMETHMENVHGADRPEDGSAPEPGKSNEEKELDLAEFEAEEEGENVMGEIGMEEDEEDSEDGDENDPGGNDEVDELALQESGVAEYDPAIDGHCCQLCGAVFSAKKRLIQHLKEDHHIGFKRGRRPKYPPVETAEDGTFPCPVCNRTFTHKNSLAYHVRTHAGERPHQCEICGKSFFANGALKVHMRVHTGARPYKCDECGREFRQWGDLKYHFTSLHSGVRQYQCEFCGKSFARKYSLIVHRRVHTGERNYKCEFCGKGFRASSYLLNHRRIHTGEKPHPCPVCFKPFRMRSDMKRHMQMHARDGSDVSLLLACAEQGIDPLEAITADPDALAALREKTANSNEAKTTAPRGARGRKQLKSEEATAVATIQDDEENDEGSVMLTIVPNEDGEMVAVPIHVQDENDEDDDGNKMEVHMDGDENADNEEVQQLQLINEDELIQETDGLGAVTMRDPNTNTLYVWSVFPNSQTK